From a single Planctellipticum variicoloris genomic region:
- a CDS encoding isocitrate/isopropylmalate dehydrogenase family protein, with product MHHVTLIPGDGTGPEITEATRRCLEATGVKFDWDVQECGIEVIEKLGKVPESVLASVRKNQVALKGPITTPIGKGFRSVNVYLRQELGLYACLRPCKTYKGVRSFFSGVNVDLVIVRENTEDLYAGVEFQAGLPATAELIDFINSKATGRKISTGKATTGVSIKPMSYEGTRNIANFAFDYAVKAGRKSVTSVCKANIMKFTDGLWYDETRAVAAAYGAKFEQPELKVAPDAELAGKTTDASQVAYMERLIDNMCMQLVQKPEQYDVILLSNLYGDILSDLCAGLVGGLGVAPGANIGPSSAIFEATHGSAPKYKGQNKVNPTALILSGKLMLEHLGEKAAAEKLEAAVAAVIAEGKDVTYDMKPHRTDPTAVGTAQMADAIIAKMQSM from the coding sequence ATGCATCACGTCACGCTGATTCCGGGCGATGGGACCGGACCGGAAATTACCGAAGCCACCCGTCGTTGTCTCGAAGCGACCGGCGTCAAATTCGACTGGGACGTCCAGGAATGCGGCATCGAAGTGATCGAGAAGCTGGGCAAGGTCCCCGAGTCGGTGCTGGCGTCGGTTCGCAAGAATCAGGTCGCCCTCAAGGGGCCGATCACGACGCCGATCGGCAAGGGTTTTCGCAGCGTTAATGTCTATCTGCGTCAGGAGTTGGGGCTTTACGCCTGTCTCCGTCCCTGCAAGACGTACAAGGGGGTCCGGAGCTTCTTTTCGGGCGTGAACGTCGACTTGGTGATCGTCCGCGAGAACACAGAAGACCTCTACGCAGGGGTTGAGTTCCAGGCTGGTTTGCCCGCAACCGCCGAGCTGATCGACTTCATCAATTCGAAAGCCACGGGTCGGAAGATCAGCACGGGTAAGGCGACGACCGGCGTCAGCATCAAGCCGATGTCGTACGAGGGAACCCGGAACATCGCCAATTTCGCGTTCGACTACGCCGTGAAGGCGGGACGGAAGTCGGTGACTTCGGTCTGCAAGGCGAACATCATGAAGTTCACCGACGGGCTGTGGTACGACGAGACCCGGGCCGTCGCCGCCGCCTACGGCGCGAAGTTCGAGCAGCCCGAGCTGAAGGTCGCCCCGGACGCCGAACTGGCCGGCAAGACGACCGACGCCAGCCAGGTCGCCTACATGGAGCGGCTGATCGACAACATGTGCATGCAGCTCGTGCAGAAGCCCGAGCAGTATGACGTGATTCTGCTATCCAACTTGTACGGCGACATCCTGAGCGATCTGTGCGCGGGCCTGGTGGGGGGACTGGGCGTCGCGCCCGGAGCGAACATCGGTCCGTCGTCGGCGATCTTCGAAGCGACGCACGGCAGCGCGCCGAAGTACAAGGGCCAGAACAAGGTCAACCCGACCGCGTTGATCCTGTCCGGCAAGCTGATGCTGGAGCACCTGGGCGAGAAGGCCGCGGCCGAGAAGCTGGAAGCCGCCGTCGCTGCCGTGATCGCCGAAGGCAAGGACGTGACCTACGATATGAAGCCTCATCGGACCGATCCGACGGCGGTCGGAACGGCTCAGATGGCCGACGCGATCATCGCCAAGATGCAGTCGATGTAG